From the Lolium rigidum isolate FL_2022 chromosome 2, APGP_CSIRO_Lrig_0.1, whole genome shotgun sequence genome, one window contains:
- the LOC124688496 gene encoding protein DCL, chloroplastic-like, whose translation MHFPSPAAAHPMSAPAVSCLRLVLPGFTGLVSASLILSRAARARGVAVRSGGQGAAPPDSAAILRRPAAATAAADEQESDADASLGSPVEDEAPDEGRRRGAEREWVDWEDLILEDTVPLVGFVRMILHSGKYSSGDRLTPEHEKAILERLLPYHPQYEKKIGCGIDYITLGLHPEFENSRCLFIVRTDGEQVDFSFWKCIKGLIREKYPLYADSFILRHFRRRQDY comes from the exons ATGCACTTCCCCTCGCCGGCCGCGGCGCACCCCATGTCCGCGCCCGCCGTCTCCTGCCTGCGCCTCGTCCTCCCCGGCTTCACCGGCCTCGTCTCCGCCTCCCTCATCCtgagccgcgccgcccgcgcccgcgGGGTGGCCGTGAGGTCGGGCGGACAGGGCGCGGCGCCGCCCGATTCGGCGGCCATCCTGCGGCGTCCGGCCGCCGCCACGGCGGCCGCGGACGAGCAGGAGAGCGACGCGGACGCCTCGTTGGGTTCCCCGGTGGAGGACGAGGCGCCGGATGAGGGCAGGAGGAGGGGCGCGGAGAGGGAGTGGGTGGACTGGGAGGACCTCATCCTCGAGGACACCGTGCCGCTCGTTGGCTTCGTGCGGATGATACTCCACTCCGGCAA GTACTCAAGTGGTGATCGGCTGACTCCTGAACATGAAAAAGCCATTCTTGAACGATTGCTGCCATATCATCCACAATATGAGAAGAAAATTGGATGTGGTATTGACTACATCACG CTAGGGTTGCATCCAGAATTCGAGAATTCAAGATGTTTGTTCATAGTTAGGACGGACGGCGAGCAAGTTGATTTTTCCTTCTGGAAGTGCATCAAAGGCCTAATACGAGAAAAGTACCCCTTGTATGCAGACAGTTTCATTCTCAGACATTTCCGCAGGAGGCAGGATTACTGA